One stretch of Oceanipulchritudo coccoides DNA includes these proteins:
- the speA gene encoding biosynthetic arginine decarboxylase, producing the protein MSSFQQIHNKWTLKDAEDTYGIDAWGNGYFHIDKNGEVIVTPSGEKGGSKVSMMQIMQDIRERGWSLPVLLRFEGILYSRIKAINESFRKAIKEYKYTGDYRGVYPIKVNQQQQVIEELSTYGKEFHHGLEAGSKPELIAAMAFLNDPEALLICNGYKDEEFIDLGLSARKLGINCIFVIETVQEVQLILKRSEKLGIRPVLGLRMKLSSSGSGHWKESGGDRSVFGLNTYQVMQVVDDLKAENALDCLQLLHFHLGSQLPNIRDIRNAATEACRVYCGLAQEGAPMSMLDLGGGLAVDYDGSHTNSNSSCNYTLDEYARDMVEIIKGVVDEAELKHPRIITESGRATVAYYSVLLFNILEVSKFSVAGDLPEVEENSHELTSNIHYTAKSITAKNLQESFHDAIYYRDEIRTLFRHGQIGIRERATVEEIFWYTMLKIRERMGKLRQPPRDLEDLESALSDIYYGNLSVFQSIPDSWAIDQLFPLMPIHRLNEAPTRNGIIADITCDCDGKIDRFIDKTDVSPTLPLHELKDGEDYILGAFLVGAYQETLGDLHNLFGDTNVVGIRFDEDGELEYFHELEGDTVADVLEYVEYDPKDLVRRFREMAERAVKKQVISGPERKSIMALYQEGLRGYTYHEPENA; encoded by the coding sequence ATGAGCAGTTTCCAGCAAATCCACAACAAGTGGACGCTTAAGGATGCCGAGGACACCTACGGCATCGACGCATGGGGCAATGGCTACTTCCATATTGATAAAAACGGGGAAGTCATCGTCACACCGAGCGGGGAAAAAGGCGGGTCCAAGGTCAGCATGATGCAAATCATGCAAGACATCCGGGAGCGCGGATGGTCGTTGCCTGTCCTGTTGCGATTTGAAGGTATCCTCTACTCGCGGATAAAGGCCATCAACGAAAGCTTTCGAAAGGCCATCAAGGAATATAAATACACGGGTGACTACCGTGGGGTATACCCGATCAAGGTTAACCAGCAGCAGCAGGTCATCGAAGAACTGAGCACCTACGGGAAGGAGTTCCATCATGGTCTTGAGGCGGGCAGTAAGCCCGAGCTGATCGCGGCCATGGCCTTTCTCAACGATCCAGAGGCCCTGCTTATCTGCAACGGCTACAAGGATGAGGAATTCATCGACCTGGGGCTCTCCGCGCGAAAGCTGGGTATCAACTGTATTTTTGTCATTGAGACCGTTCAGGAAGTTCAGCTCATCCTAAAGAGGTCCGAGAAGTTGGGAATCCGCCCGGTTCTCGGCTTACGGATGAAACTTTCCAGCAGTGGAAGCGGCCATTGGAAGGAATCCGGCGGTGACAGAAGTGTCTTTGGTCTCAACACCTACCAAGTCATGCAGGTTGTGGATGACCTCAAGGCGGAAAATGCCTTGGACTGCCTGCAGCTTCTTCATTTCCACCTCGGGTCACAGTTGCCCAATATCCGCGATATACGAAACGCGGCGACGGAGGCATGCCGGGTTTACTGTGGACTTGCGCAGGAGGGAGCCCCCATGTCGATGCTGGATCTCGGTGGCGGGCTGGCCGTCGATTACGATGGCTCACACACAAATTCAAACAGTTCATGCAACTACACGCTCGATGAGTATGCCCGCGATATGGTGGAGATCATCAAGGGCGTCGTCGATGAGGCAGAACTCAAACATCCAAGAATTATCACCGAGTCTGGAAGGGCCACCGTCGCCTACTATTCAGTCCTGCTCTTCAACATTCTCGAAGTCAGCAAATTCTCAGTTGCTGGCGACTTGCCGGAAGTGGAAGAGAACTCCCACGAGCTGACTTCCAATATTCACTACACGGCAAAGTCCATCACTGCAAAGAACCTGCAGGAATCATTTCACGACGCAATTTATTACCGGGATGAGATCCGGACCCTATTCCGACACGGACAGATCGGCATTCGCGAGCGAGCGACTGTCGAGGAAATTTTCTGGTATACGATGCTGAAGATTCGCGAAAGGATGGGAAAACTGCGCCAGCCTCCTCGTGATCTTGAGGATCTTGAGTCCGCTCTTTCCGACATTTATTACGGAAATCTGAGTGTCTTCCAATCCATCCCTGATTCTTGGGCAATTGACCAGTTGTTCCCCTTGATGCCGATCCACCGTTTGAACGAAGCCCCGACCCGGAACGGCATCATAGCCGACATCACGTGTGATTGTGATGGCAAGATTGACCGCTTTATCGACAAAACCGATGTGAGCCCTACGCTCCCCCTGCACGAACTGAAAGATGGGGAAGATTACATTCTGGGAGCCTTTCTGGTTGGCGCCTATCAGGAGACCCTTGGCGACCTGCACAACCTTTTTGGTGACACGAATGTTGTCGGGATACGATTTGATGAGGACGGAGAGCTCGAGTATTTCCATGAACTGGAAGGAGATACTGTCGCGGATGTTCTCGAATATGTTGAATATGATCCAAAGGATCTCGTTCGCCGCTTTCGAGAAATGGCGGAGAGAGCCGTCAAGAAACAGGTCATTTCAGGCCCTGAGCGGAAATCCATCATGGCCCTCTACCAGGAAGGCCTGCGCGGATATACTTATCACGAACCCGAAAACGCATAG
- a CDS encoding aldehyde dehydrogenase family protein, producing MAERISVKKTYKLYVGGKFPRSESGATLAVKDRKGNVIASCCKASRKDFRDAVLAAASGAKAWKKATPYLRGQILYRAAEMLEGRSAQFVEELQLQGLSKSAARKEVQSSIDRLIYYAGWTDKAVQLFSSVNPVASPHFCFTVPEPTGVIAILLGEGVGFSELTEAVGRVLAGGNSAILVSGNTIPLTASTMGEVWQTSDLPAGVLNILTGPVSDLSSTVSSHRSVDGILGVGLEAELEKSIQEAASDSLKRLRFEAAGIPEGSPYAIQDFLEMKTTWHPVGV from the coding sequence ATGGCAGAGCGAATTTCGGTTAAAAAGACTTACAAACTCTATGTGGGCGGGAAATTTCCCCGCTCTGAAAGCGGGGCCACCTTGGCGGTCAAGGATCGCAAGGGAAATGTCATTGCTTCCTGTTGCAAGGCCAGCCGGAAGGATTTCCGGGATGCTGTTCTGGCGGCTGCAAGCGGTGCGAAGGCATGGAAAAAGGCAACCCCCTATCTCCGTGGCCAAATTCTATACCGCGCAGCTGAAATGCTCGAAGGAAGATCCGCCCAGTTTGTAGAGGAATTACAGCTACAAGGATTGAGTAAATCAGCAGCCAGGAAAGAGGTGCAGTCCTCGATCGACCGGCTGATTTATTATGCCGGGTGGACGGATAAGGCGGTGCAGCTGTTTTCCTCGGTTAATCCCGTGGCGAGCCCGCATTTTTGCTTCACCGTGCCGGAGCCAACAGGGGTGATTGCCATTCTGTTGGGTGAGGGAGTCGGGTTTTCTGAATTAACCGAGGCGGTTGGACGAGTTCTTGCCGGTGGTAATTCAGCAATCCTTGTTTCCGGGAACACAATCCCGCTGACGGCTTCCACGATGGGTGAGGTCTGGCAAACCAGCGACCTGCCTGCGGGCGTGCTTAACATTCTCACCGGTCCGGTATCTGACTTGTCCTCGACAGTTTCCAGCCATCGTTCAGTTGACGGGATTCTAGGCGTAGGACTCGAGGCGGAATTGGAAAAGTCAATTCAGGAGGCCGCATCGGATTCACTCAAGCGCTTGCGCTTTGAAGCGGCTGGCATTCCGGAAGGTTCTCCATATGCGATCCAGGATTTTCTTGAAATGAAGACTACCTGGCACCCTGTTGGAGTTTGA
- the thrS gene encoding threonine--tRNA ligase: MKEMTPLEEIRHSASHVLATAVLRLFPEAKLDIGPPTDSGFYYDFDLDHAFTGEDLEKIEGEMVKVIKENQRFERFETTREEAVELIKERGQEAYKLGRLEDIPEGDAISFYRNGEFVDLCAGTHVNYTKKIKAFKLLSVAGAYHRGDEKNKQLQRIYGTAYPSKTELAEHMERLEEAKKRDHRKLGRELQLFHIDEAVGQGLVLWTQKGSVIRQELQDFIAEELRKQGYSQVFTPHIGKLGLYRTSGHFPYYKESQFSPVIERESMQALSDEGCSCAELSNKVDEGEVDGFLLKPMNCPMHIKIFDSQPHSYRDLPVRLAEFGTVYRWEQSGELSGMTRVRGFTQDDAHIFCTEDQVEQEIKGCLDLVKTVFSTLGMSDYRVRIGLRDPDSSKYTGDAALWDKAEAALRHVAKGLDVPYSEEPGEAAFYGPKIDFVVKDVIGREWQLGTVQVDYNLPNRFDLSYIGADNQEHRPVMIHRAPFGSLERFTGVLIEHFAGNFPVWLAPEQVRILPITDDQIPVAKEIEAKLKAARVRCSIDSHSDKFGAKIRRAEMDRVPYMFVLGKNEIAEGNVTIRSRADKADEGTLSQAEAIDRILTRIANKALPSSGEKA; encoded by the coding sequence ATGAAAGAAATGACACCACTTGAGGAAATCCGTCACTCGGCTTCACACGTTCTGGCTACCGCGGTCCTGCGCCTGTTTCCAGAGGCCAAGCTCGATATTGGCCCGCCGACCGATTCGGGATTTTACTATGATTTCGACCTCGACCATGCATTCACCGGGGAGGATCTGGAGAAGATCGAGGGAGAGATGGTAAAGGTCATTAAGGAGAACCAGCGTTTTGAGCGCTTCGAGACCACCCGCGAGGAAGCCGTGGAACTGATCAAGGAACGGGGTCAGGAAGCCTATAAACTGGGCCGCTTGGAGGACATTCCGGAGGGAGACGCCATTAGCTTCTACCGGAACGGGGAATTTGTCGACCTCTGCGCGGGGACACACGTCAACTACACCAAGAAGATCAAGGCCTTCAAGCTGCTTTCCGTAGCCGGTGCCTACCATCGGGGAGACGAGAAAAACAAACAGCTTCAGCGGATTTACGGAACGGCCTACCCTTCAAAGACCGAGCTCGCCGAGCACATGGAACGGCTGGAGGAAGCCAAGAAGCGGGATCACCGCAAACTTGGCCGCGAACTCCAACTCTTCCACATTGATGAAGCCGTGGGACAAGGCCTTGTCCTTTGGACCCAGAAAGGTTCGGTGATCCGGCAGGAACTTCAGGATTTCATCGCTGAAGAGCTTCGCAAGCAGGGCTATTCCCAAGTCTTCACACCACATATTGGAAAACTGGGCCTGTATCGGACCAGCGGGCATTTCCCCTATTACAAGGAATCACAGTTTTCACCGGTCATTGAACGGGAATCCATGCAGGCCCTGTCCGACGAGGGATGCTCCTGTGCCGAGTTGAGCAACAAGGTCGATGAGGGGGAAGTCGACGGGTTTCTCCTGAAGCCGATGAATTGCCCCATGCACATCAAGATTTTTGATTCACAGCCACACAGCTACCGTGATCTTCCCGTGCGCCTGGCGGAATTCGGGACTGTCTATCGTTGGGAGCAGTCCGGCGAGCTGAGCGGAATGACCCGAGTGCGCGGATTCACCCAGGATGATGCCCACATCTTCTGTACCGAAGATCAGGTAGAGCAGGAAATCAAGGGATGCCTCGATTTGGTCAAGACCGTCTTCTCCACGCTCGGCATGTCGGATTACCGCGTGCGCATTGGCCTCCGGGATCCGGATTCCTCAAAGTACACCGGTGATGCAGCCCTTTGGGACAAGGCTGAAGCTGCCCTGAGGCACGTCGCCAAGGGACTCGATGTCCCCTATTCTGAGGAACCCGGGGAAGCCGCCTTTTACGGGCCCAAAATTGACTTTGTTGTCAAGGATGTGATCGGTCGCGAATGGCAACTGGGTACCGTCCAAGTGGATTACAACCTGCCCAACCGATTTGACCTGAGCTACATTGGCGCCGACAACCAGGAGCACAGGCCGGTGATGATCCACCGGGCGCCATTTGGCTCCCTTGAACGCTTCACCGGCGTTCTCATTGAGCACTTTGCCGGGAACTTCCCCGTCTGGCTGGCTCCCGAGCAGGTCCGTATCCTCCCAATTACCGACGATCAAATTCCCGTCGCGAAGGAGATAGAGGCCAAATTGAAAGCGGCCAGGGTGCGTTGCTCGATTGATTCGCACTCGGACAAGTTTGGGGCCAAGATTCGGCGCGCTGAGATGGACCGGGTGCCCTACATGTTTGTTCTCGGAAAGAATGAAATCGCTGAGGGCAATGTCACAATTCGTTCACGGGCTGACAAGGCGGATGAAGGAACCCTGTCTCAAGCCGAGGCGATTGACAGGATTCTCACACGCATTGCCAACAAGGCACTCCCATCTTCAGGAGAAAAGGCATAA
- a CDS encoding saccharopine dehydrogenase family protein produces MKHVLIIGAGGVGSVVTHKCAQARDIFSKITLASRREEKCKAIAAQIDYPIETAQVDADNVEETVALLKRIKPDLVLNVALPYQDLPLMDACLEAGIDYLDTANYEPPETAKFEYSWQWAYQDRFKKKGLMALLGSGFDPGVTNVFTAWIAKHELDEIHELDIIDANAGDHGQPFATNFNPEINIREVTAKGRFWENGDWQETDPLSVNKSFDFPAGIGPKQIYLMYHEELESLVKNFPSIQRARFWMTFSDNYLKHLEVLQNVGMTRIDPVMFEGKEIIPLQFLKALLPDPASLGPLTKGKTCIGCVAKGTKDGKEKTVYVYNICDHEACYKEVKSQAISYTTGVPAMIGALMMLTGTWRGEGVFNMEEFDPDPFMDALNKYGLPWNVTTL; encoded by the coding sequence ATGAAACACGTACTCATCATCGGAGCTGGCGGTGTCGGCAGCGTTGTTACCCACAAGTGCGCCCAAGCCAGGGACATCTTTTCAAAGATCACGCTGGCCAGCCGGAGGGAGGAAAAGTGCAAGGCCATTGCTGCGCAAATAGATTACCCGATTGAAACGGCCCAGGTGGATGCAGACAACGTGGAGGAGACTGTCGCCCTCTTGAAGCGGATCAAACCGGACCTCGTTCTCAATGTTGCCCTTCCCTACCAGGACCTTCCCTTGATGGATGCCTGCCTTGAGGCGGGTATCGACTATCTGGATACAGCCAATTATGAACCTCCGGAAACCGCCAAGTTCGAATATTCATGGCAATGGGCTTATCAGGACCGTTTCAAGAAAAAGGGATTGATGGCCCTCTTAGGCAGCGGGTTTGATCCCGGTGTGACCAATGTGTTCACAGCATGGATCGCCAAGCATGAACTTGATGAGATCCACGAGCTCGATATCATTGATGCCAACGCAGGAGACCATGGCCAACCTTTCGCGACAAATTTCAACCCGGAGATCAACATTCGTGAAGTGACCGCCAAGGGTCGCTTCTGGGAAAATGGTGACTGGCAGGAAACCGATCCGTTGAGCGTCAACAAGTCTTTCGATTTTCCGGCAGGCATTGGGCCAAAACAGATTTATCTCATGTATCACGAGGAGCTGGAATCACTCGTGAAGAACTTCCCCTCGATCCAGCGAGCCCGTTTTTGGATGACCTTCTCGGACAATTACCTCAAGCACCTTGAAGTGTTACAGAATGTCGGCATGACACGTATCGATCCGGTCATGTTTGAAGGAAAGGAAATTATTCCCCTCCAATTCCTGAAGGCACTCCTCCCCGACCCTGCTTCACTTGGTCCCCTGACGAAGGGAAAGACCTGTATCGGATGTGTTGCCAAGGGAACCAAGGATGGCAAGGAGAAGACAGTGTACGTCTACAACATCTGCGATCATGAAGCGTGCTACAAGGAAGTTAAGTCACAGGCTATTTCCTATACGACCGGTGTTCCGGCAATGATCGGGGCATTGATGATGCTGACCGGCACCTGGCGCGGAGAAGGAGTTTTCAATATGGAGGAGTTTGATCCGGATCCATTCATGGACGCACTCAACAAATATGGCCTTCCATGGAACGTGACCACATTGTAA
- the nspC gene encoding carboxynorspermidine decarboxylase, protein MERDHIVSILRQSPSPAYVVHLGQLEKNLKILQEVQEQSGATILLALKGFAMFGVFPLVRQYLSGICASGPQEARLGAEEFGGQVHTFAPAFSQADLEECLKHSHHIVFNSFSQWRKFRPLINQSGKPVSVGLRVNPEVSTGAVALYDPCAPNSRLGILRSEFDGQSMEGIEGLHFHTLCEQNSDALEATLEGFERKFGEFLPGLKWVNFGGGHHITREDYDRDLLVRLIRHFRETYDLKVFLEPGEAVALNTGLLVTEVMDILPRKKHIAILDTSVTAHMPDVLEMPYRPGIIDGFEPGEKAYTYQLGGMTCLAGDVIGDWSFEVPLKPGDRLAFTDMAHYTMVKNTTFNGIKLPDIAVYDPQSDSLEVLRKFGYEDYRNRLG, encoded by the coding sequence ATGGAACGTGACCACATTGTAAGTATCCTGCGTCAAAGCCCGAGTCCGGCCTATGTCGTTCATCTCGGGCAACTGGAGAAAAACCTGAAGATTCTCCAGGAGGTCCAGGAGCAAAGCGGGGCCACCATTCTGCTCGCCCTGAAGGGCTTTGCCATGTTCGGGGTTTTCCCGCTTGTCCGGCAATACCTCAGCGGGATTTGCGCAAGCGGGCCGCAGGAGGCTCGACTGGGCGCTGAGGAGTTTGGCGGACAGGTTCATACATTCGCCCCGGCCTTCAGTCAGGCCGACTTGGAGGAGTGCCTGAAGCATAGCCATCATATTGTCTTTAATTCATTTTCCCAGTGGAGGAAATTCCGACCGCTTATCAATCAATCCGGAAAACCTGTTTCGGTTGGTCTACGCGTCAATCCAGAGGTCAGTACCGGAGCCGTCGCTCTCTACGATCCGTGCGCCCCTAATTCGCGTCTCGGTATCCTCCGCAGCGAGTTTGATGGACAGTCCATGGAAGGCATTGAAGGGCTCCACTTCCATACACTCTGCGAACAGAACAGCGATGCGCTGGAAGCAACCCTTGAAGGGTTTGAAAGGAAATTCGGTGAATTCCTTCCCGGGCTCAAGTGGGTCAATTTCGGAGGGGGGCACCACATTACACGGGAAGATTATGACCGCGACCTGCTGGTTCGCCTGATCCGTCACTTCCGGGAAACATACGACCTGAAGGTTTTTCTCGAACCGGGGGAAGCCGTCGCCCTCAACACGGGACTGCTCGTCACAGAGGTCATGGATATCCTTCCCAGAAAAAAGCACATCGCCATTCTGGACACTTCCGTCACCGCCCACATGCCCGATGTATTGGAAATGCCATACCGGCCGGGAATCATCGATGGATTTGAGCCAGGCGAAAAAGCTTATACTTACCAACTTGGCGGTATGACATGCCTCGCCGGGGATGTCATCGGGGACTGGTCTTTTGAAGTTCCATTGAAGCCCGGGGACCGCCTCGCTTTCACCGACATGGCCCATTACACAATGGTCAAGAATACCACCTTCAATGGGATAAAGCTCCCTGATATCGCGGTATACGATCCGCAGTCCGACAGCTTGGAAGTCCTCCGCAAGTTTGGCTACGAGGATTACCGGAACCGGTTGGGATAA
- a CDS encoding aldehyde dehydrogenase family protein, whose product MSDNPFINEPYAPAPESTPVGIRDSYGHFIDNQFIDSEDGATRETINPSSGKVLSRIAEGSVADVDKAVRAARRAYDKTWSKLIPAERGKYLYRLARLIQEHSRELAVLESMDGGKPIRESRDIDIPLVAAYFFYYAGWADKLAYAFPNRRVSPHGVAGQIIPWNFPLLMAAWKIAPAVACGNTVVLKPAEYTPLTALKLAELVAEADFPPGVVNFVTGGSAAGKALVEHPDVDKVAFTGSTVVGKSIQSSLAGTGKPYTLELGGKAAHIVFEDAAIDQAVEGVVNGIFFNQGHVCCAGSRLLVQEGIAQDFYRKLEHRMKTLVLGDPLDKNTDIGAINNAPQLEKIGTYLDEAREEGLEVVDGGQSVPEQGYWCAPTFVKDAPQSSRIVREEVFGPVLTVQTFRTPDEAIEKANNTRYGLSGGVWTDKGSKIFSATSNIQAGVLWANTFNKFDPTAPFGGFKESGLGREGGMHGLDSYVKLS is encoded by the coding sequence ATGAGCGACAACCCATTCATCAATGAGCCTTATGCACCGGCACCTGAGTCAACGCCGGTCGGGATTCGCGACTCTTACGGGCACTTTATCGATAACCAGTTTATTGACTCGGAGGACGGGGCGACCCGCGAGACGATCAATCCGTCAAGCGGGAAAGTCCTTTCCCGAATTGCTGAGGGCTCCGTGGCGGATGTTGATAAAGCAGTGCGCGCAGCCAGACGCGCCTACGATAAGACCTGGTCAAAATTGATTCCGGCGGAGCGGGGTAAATATCTCTACCGCTTGGCTCGCCTGATTCAGGAACATTCCCGCGAGTTGGCAGTTCTTGAGTCCATGGATGGAGGAAAGCCAATCCGGGAGTCTCGTGACATTGATATCCCGCTCGTTGCAGCTTACTTTTTCTACTATGCCGGCTGGGCCGATAAACTGGCTTATGCTTTCCCAAATCGACGGGTGAGTCCACACGGGGTGGCTGGACAGATCATTCCCTGGAACTTTCCCCTGTTGATGGCGGCATGGAAAATTGCCCCGGCGGTGGCATGCGGGAATACCGTTGTCCTCAAGCCGGCTGAATACACCCCGCTCACGGCATTAAAGCTTGCTGAGTTGGTCGCGGAGGCGGATTTCCCTCCGGGAGTTGTGAATTTTGTCACGGGCGGTTCCGCGGCCGGGAAGGCCCTGGTTGAGCATCCTGATGTTGATAAGGTCGCTTTTACCGGATCTACTGTCGTGGGTAAATCGATACAATCTTCATTGGCGGGAACGGGAAAACCCTACACGCTGGAGCTTGGCGGGAAGGCCGCCCATATCGTTTTTGAAGACGCAGCAATTGACCAAGCTGTCGAAGGCGTCGTGAACGGGATCTTCTTCAATCAGGGCCATGTCTGCTGTGCGGGTTCGAGGCTACTGGTGCAGGAAGGGATTGCCCAGGATTTCTACAGGAAACTGGAGCATCGCATGAAAACCCTGGTTCTCGGTGATCCGCTCGACAAGAACACGGATATTGGGGCGATCAACAATGCCCCACAACTCGAGAAAATCGGGACCTATCTGGACGAAGCGAGGGAGGAAGGTCTCGAAGTTGTCGACGGAGGACAATCGGTGCCGGAGCAAGGTTACTGGTGTGCCCCGACCTTTGTGAAAGACGCTCCGCAGAGTAGCCGGATCGTCCGGGAGGAGGTCTTCGGACCTGTCCTCACGGTGCAGACCTTCCGCACGCCGGATGAGGCAATCGAAAAAGCCAACAATACCCGTTATGGCCTGAGCGGAGGCGTCTGGACAGACAAGGGCTCCAAGATCTTCAGTGCGACAAGCAACATTCAGGCAGGAGTGCTCTGGGCCAACACCTTCAACAAGTTTGATCCAACCGCCCCGTTTGGAGGGTTCAAGGAGAGTGGTCTCGGTCGAGAGGGCGGGATGCATGGACTGGATTCATATGTGAAGTTGAGCTAG
- the deoC gene encoding deoxyribose-phosphate aldolase: MPRSEIQLKVPIDAVGVAERTKRFQSRSIKKESKMGALKLALSMVDLTTLEGSDTPGKVRQLCRKALLPDPSDPTLPRVAAICVYPTMVPAAYEVLKGTGVHLASVATAFPSGHAPMELRLEEVRYCVEQGADEIDMVISRGAFLAGDNDRLSSEVAAFKEACGEAHLKVILETGELGTLDRIRLASDIAMEAGADFIKTSTGKIGQAANMEVTLVMLEAIRDFYWRTGKKIGMKPAGGIRTAKQAVHYLVMLRETLGPEWLTPDLFRFGASSLANDILMQVRKQKQGMYSNSEDFTKD; this comes from the coding sequence ATGCCCAGAAGTGAAATCCAGTTAAAAGTGCCGATTGATGCAGTCGGAGTGGCTGAGCGAACGAAGCGCTTTCAGTCCAGAAGCATTAAAAAAGAGAGCAAGATGGGGGCATTGAAGTTGGCCTTGTCGATGGTGGACCTGACCACTCTCGAGGGGTCGGATACCCCGGGTAAGGTACGCCAATTGTGTCGCAAGGCATTGTTGCCTGATCCTTCAGATCCCACTCTCCCGCGGGTGGCCGCGATTTGCGTGTATCCCACGATGGTTCCCGCGGCGTATGAAGTCCTCAAGGGGACGGGTGTTCATCTGGCCAGTGTGGCGACGGCCTTTCCCAGCGGCCATGCGCCGATGGAGCTGCGGCTTGAGGAGGTCAGGTATTGTGTCGAGCAAGGTGCTGACGAAATCGACATGGTCATCAGCCGTGGCGCTTTTCTTGCCGGAGACAACGACCGCCTTTCAAGTGAAGTGGCTGCCTTCAAGGAAGCTTGTGGCGAGGCTCACCTGAAGGTCATCCTCGAAACGGGTGAGCTGGGCACACTCGACCGGATCCGGTTGGCCAGCGACATTGCCATGGAAGCCGGTGCGGATTTTATCAAGACCAGCACCGGGAAAATAGGGCAGGCGGCAAACATGGAAGTGACCCTTGTCATGCTTGAGGCTATTCGGGACTTTTATTGGCGCACGGGCAAAAAGATCGGGATGAAACCAGCGGGTGGTATCCGTACTGCAAAGCAGGCCGTGCATTACCTTGTCATGCTGCGTGAAACGCTCGGGCCGGAATGGCTGACGCCCGATCTGTTCCGCTTCGGGGCAAGCAGCCTGGCAAATGATATCCTCATGCAGGTCCGGAAACAGAAACAGGGAATGTATTCAAATTCTGAGGACTTCACCAAGGATTAA
- a CDS encoding MBL fold metallo-hydrolase — translation MEVEIRSFELPPIGTQCYTVINPAKGVFAVFDAPLNAYATMERLAVETGYRLEGLYFTHGHWDHTLDGARFNMEGIPAFAHADDREFFENPESMASYSIPGLPMPAVKIQTWLEAGQSIEIAGRPVEVRHVPGHSPGSILYWFSEDKFAVSGDALFNGSIGRTDFPGCSFDQLAQSIRKQIYSLPGETIIYPGHGPETTVGVEASDNPFVAR, via the coding sequence ATGGAAGTGGAAATCCGCAGTTTTGAGCTCCCCCCGATCGGCACACAGTGTTATACCGTCATCAACCCTGCAAAAGGGGTTTTTGCCGTCTTTGATGCCCCTTTGAATGCCTATGCCACGATGGAACGCCTTGCGGTTGAGACAGGATACCGCCTTGAAGGCTTGTATTTCACGCATGGCCATTGGGACCACACGCTCGACGGTGCCCGTTTCAATATGGAGGGGATTCCTGCCTTTGCGCATGCTGACGACCGGGAGTTCTTTGAGAATCCCGAAAGCATGGCCTCCTATTCCATTCCCGGATTACCGATGCCGGCGGTGAAAATCCAGACATGGCTGGAGGCAGGTCAATCGATTGAAATTGCCGGACGGCCTGTCGAGGTGCGGCATGTTCCGGGACACAGTCCGGGTAGTATTTTGTATTGGTTTTCTGAGGACAAATTTGCGGTTAGCGGTGATGCTCTTTTTAACGGGAGTATCGGCCGGACTGACTTTCCCGGTTGTTCCTTTGACCAGCTGGCCCAATCTATCCGGAAACAAATCTATTCCCTTCCCGGGGAAACAATCATTTATCCGGGCCATGGACCGGAAACCACGGTTGGAGTGGAAGCCAGCGATAACCCATTTGTGGCAAGGTGA